The genomic region CACACCGGCGGTACCAGCtacctacagcagcagcaactcaacCACTACGAGCATAACAGCCACACGGACAAcgtgaagaagctgctgcaccagaagATCACGAAGCTGCTGCGGTCGATTGAGGTCACGAACTCGGCGACCGACCGGGAGGAGCTGGTCGAGATGATACGGCTGATCAAAGGTACGAGCGATCGGAACTGGGACGAGCTGGTCGAGAGTTTGCAGTCGGAGAACGCGATCCTCGACTTTAACCGATTGCGCACGGAGCTGGTGGAGGGCAGCGAGGACGATGAGGTGACGCAGGCGGCGAGGAAGAGCGCTTCGCCGGTGATACCAGTGGTGGTCGCTTCCGCGCGCcaaccagtaccaccaccagtcagtGCTGATGAGACCGATCTGCTAACGATCAACCGGGTGccgcaccaacagcaggagGATGAAGAAGAGACCGTTgaagagcaggaggagaaagagcaGGAGGATCAAGAGGTGGAGATGGGTGAGAAGGTTaaggaagaagcgaaggagtACCGGCAAGGTCATGGTGACGATTCGTTAGCAAAGGAACACGCCGGCCCAACATCTAGTGGCGATCACCGGCGATtgatgcagcatcagcacagtGCGGTGCGTGGCCACACCGGGCAGACACCGGGCAGtgacaaccatcatcatcatcatcatcatcaccaccaccagcagcagcatcgtcagcatGTGGTCGGGGAGCGGGTCGATGCTCACCATCATCTGGGCTGGGGACCGCACGGTGCCCTCGTGATACGGGCCAACGAGGAAGATCTGGAGGAACACCGGAGCATCCAGAATGGGCACGAGATACAGGAGAAGATCAACATACACGCCCACGAGCTGAAACCGAACCATGCCGGCATGGTGGTGTCGTACGATCATCGGTCGGCGCGCGatggcaccggcactggccggCCTGACCCCACGAAGCACGACGATCTCGCTCATGGTTCGCACGTGAAGCATAGTTCGggacaggagcagcagcagcaccaccaccatcatcccaatctccatcagcaccaccatcactcgcAACGTCATGGCCAGCGAGCTGAAAGCGAACACAGACCCGTGCTGGGAGCCTTGGGCAGTGGCCAGAATTACCAGAAGCCCCacgggcagcaccagcacacccaaCACCAGCCTGGCTCGCACCCTGGATCGCATGGGCCTGCTACCGGCGGAGTGGCGGACGTTGATAGCCAGTGAACGCAACGGTGTTTGTTGGGGTCGCTGTGGGATGCAGATGCGCTGTGTACGAGATTTGTTAGTAATATACACAAAATTGCATGTGTAGGTGTTGGCAAAGAATAACTCCACACAGGTTTCGGAACACCAAGTCAACGCAACAATCAACACATCGGCAGCGTGGCGGCCGGAAAATGGAGGTGAAGCGGAAACGGACTCGGTCCCTATCTTTTTCTTAGTTTCGCATACTTAAGCTCCTCTAGTCGTTTAGATATTCTTCAAACAATTTCGGCATTTCGGAACACTAATACGAGTAATTTTTCTGGCAGGAATAAAATGAGAACAGACAGACAAGTGGCAGTGAGAGCAGACGCAGGCGATAGAACCACGGAGAAAAGGATCGCGCTAGCAGGAGACACACCGTGCAGTCGGCGAGGAAATCGTCGTGTACTCTAGCGTATCgtttgtttgagtttgagACGAACCATGTATACCATACAATTCGGAAGCGCATATATTTATATTGCGGGGGTGGGGCCATCGCATTGCAAAGCAGCGTTTACCGTGCCCTGTATAACTCACAGCACTACTGCTTGCAAGCTTAGAGCGTCCACGGGAGGCGGAAACCGAAACAATTAGCAATGTAAGCGTATCCCTGATAAGTttgttccatgttttttttttatctattgATGTTTCTCTTGGGTTATTATTACTGTACCATGTAAACCATGATTGCCCTTTTTAGCGTCGGTCGTCGGCAGGGGCTCCCGCACACTTGGTGATAGAGGAGTAGTGGTTGACGGCAGGGCAGGGGCGGTCAAAATTCCTGTTAATTCGATCGAATCGTAATAAAAGGTACAATATTCTTAAAGAAGATTTCATGTTGccgtttacagggcttttacGCATGtgttggtgccattttcgacaCACTTTTGCGATGGCGTGTGTGCCATCCTGCCGTATCCTGGTGCCCTGTAGCGTCCCCGACCcgcctaagatatttcggatcaacataaagcacgcaaaagcctaatttcattttcaccgatccAACACACTcggcctcgcaaaacacatcacaaaacactaCACTTCGCGCAACACTTTTCTTCTCTGCTTCTGCCTGCCCGACGAGCaggattgatgccaggatgctgctgaaAAAAGGCAACATGAATGATCAGATATGATCatcaaaatatgtttcaatttcgtaCCGTTTTTCGTTGGCGCATACCCTCAAACGATGTCCACGGGTTGAGATGATCCGTTAATCCTCATCGGTTCTGTAACTACACCGCTCGGCCAGCACGTTCTGCTCGGCCAGTGCGTgatcgatcgtcgaaaagtATTGGGAATGGCTCAGGTCTAGTTAATTAGCGGGGTGAGGtatcatttttacatttttcacaacatttttaaagtcggtgcctctcgtaccgtaaaaactactgaaccgattgatttgaaatttttaacacataatctgtacactttttgccaggtagcctcgtaGAGATTTtgagaaaattgttgatactttttttaaaacaaatatttaaaaatcgtggttttacgcaaaatcgcaaaaagcatcaactttaaaaatctgccaaaaatcgaaaaatatgaaattcaacaaaaactcgacggggctacctagataaacttataatctttcaaacgagtatcgatttgcatttttctgatgacccatcactcagctacgatgggaactgttttcggtgcgaatcaaaagacttggccctgaagacataagcgacgaacccggcttgttcattgtgatcactttttcaactttaaaaatctggcaaaaatcgaaaaataggaaattcaaacacaactcaacggggctacctgaataaacttataatctatcaaaagaatatcgatttgtatgatttcagatgacccatcacgcagctacgatcggcaccgtaaaaagtatctttttgaAGGCATGACATGAAGACTATCTACATCTCTACCAAATTGCACAATTTTTGGATGGACAATTGAACTTTAAGTGGTTAAAAACCGAATAAATGTGCGAGAATCTTACCAATATCGTGTAGGGGGATAGTGGGAAGAGAAAGGAGTCATTAAATACCAATTACATCTCTAGTACGCCCTCCCCCTCTCCTCCAAACCCCCAAATTGCACAGTTTTTGGGATTTACAAATAACCAGTAAGTAGCTAAATAACCTAAtaaatgtttatgaaaaatagaaatatcTTGAACGGTGgtaaagggaagaaaaaggagttAGTACGTACCGAATGCAGGTAAAACTGTAGACCTCGTGGAGGGGGTGAGACTGTTGGCCCCAGGGCGGGGGTCGCCCTTCCTTAATAGCTTAATTGACACTCTAAAACtgtgttttaatgaaaaaataaactttGACGGATCATCGGGGGGCAGATCTACAGTGTTACCTCCGGCAGACAAAAATGCCCGATTTTGTATGGAATTTACTCGCCGGAACCATTCAACTATCGTACAACAAATTAGCCCGTTCCGTGCAAGTTGCTTTCGAGCAGGTTTGGAAGTTACGTTCGAGCTGACGAgctgatttgttgtttttgacgataTTTCGAAAGGGTTCGTCCAGCGAAAGGGTTAGTTAGTTCGAAGGTTTCCTCTTTTCGTTGGTTTGAGGTCATCGTGAAATGACACCccacacccctcccccccccccccccatggcCAACGTTCGTTGGTTCACCGATGATTCACCGATGGTTCGCTTCTCAAAACCCAACATTACCCTGCCTCCGGGGCCTCCGGAGAGTAGATGCGAGACTGGATAAGACGGGGTAGAGAACGCGACAGGCACACACACGGTTGCTAGCCAGCCATGCGCCTTCGTCATGGCCACCAATCGGTTAGCGCGCGAGCCGGAGCCGAgttaaaaataacataaacatTACgtcatgctactgctgccgctggtttTGTGGTCGCTGATCGTGGACGATCAGCGGGTGGGTCAAGCTGTGAAGGTGACGATTGTACGGATGAGTCTAGCAATGAGGGCGCGGTTTGCGCGGGACAGTgtgaatccatcatcatcgcaatcgCCTTGTATCGTCCTGTAAGGGACGTGCCCTGGCCGCCAAGATGCTCGGGATGTGTCGATTGCTGGGGCTACGGAGCCGCACGATTTGTTTATTCCTGCGCCCCCCCCAACCCGTTGTTAATGCGCTGCGAAGTGTACTTCTGGGATGCATATTGATCACGGCGCCGGGTTCGGTCCTCTTCCGGGGATTGGCGAGCTGTATGCCGCGTTTGTCTCAATCGGCTCGCACGTTTCACGGGTGCCCGTGAGATAGAAGTGGGGCGGCCACGGGAGCggaaacataaacattgcGATGCGACTACAGGCCCGGCAAGCAAGCCACGACCACGATCCTCCGCGGCCGTTATCTTGCCAGCCACCGAAGGCGAGCCCTAAGCTTCCAAtccgatctctctctctctctctctctctctctctctctctctctctttctctctctctctctctctctctttccaccgagtttttttgtttgtttgcttgtttgttgattttgtccTTCTCTTTGTCTCGTCCACGTCGTTTTTCCCTCGACGACTCACGCACCAACGGTTACCGAATGGGCACTTCGCTGTGGTGCTGATAACACGCGATCCGACCCTTGCCGGAGTATTGCGAGCTGTTATGCTTGCGGTCTAGCTGGGGTTGTGGTTGGATGGATCGTGCTGAAACACGTGTTTCAATCACTGGAGGTTCCGTCGTCTTTGTATCCATCGTTCATCTGGTAAACGCAAAGGTTCGGCCTAATAACTGGGAGCGCGATCACTTCGACGAATACGACCTTACAGCACTATTAGCAGTTAGCATGCTTTGCGATCTCATCATatatgttgaaaaaaaataggGATCGGGATTTTATGGATCTATCATCTCAATCCTTGTTATTACATCAGCTATCATCGCTTGAATCGCCTTAAAAGTTTACAGGGAAGAGGCAATGCGTATGCGTCACCACCGATAGACATCGCGGCCAATAATTTAAGCTTGAGgtcaatttccatttcgctcAAAAATTCCTCCTCAAAGAAGCTcgtgcagccagccagccagagggGTTTGTGCGTGGCAGCTTGTAATCGCGGGGTCCATTCCCAACAGCGACACGTTATTCATTCCAGCGCATGCGATGGAAGGgttaatctctctctctctctctctctctctctctctctctctctctctctttctttctttctttctctctttctctctcaggCAACGAAGGAGGTGAGCTGAAGGACGCATAATAAACAAAACgtgaattaaaaaaaggaaaaaataacaACCATAAAAACCACTCGAGCTGCTGCGTGATGACgtaagcagaagcaacagcgtGAACGTGTGCTCGATGCGAAGAGGCGCGAGAGTACGCGCGCGCTATACTGCCCCATGGGCGACACATTTGGTCGCCGTCACATTGAACGACGTCAGCGCgaggagaagaggaggagaagcaggcGCCTCACCACCTCGATGACGTGATCCGCTGGCATATATGCTTTGAGGAGTCGCCTGGCCACCCGCTAGCAGTGGAACCACGTGTACCACGAGGCATTCACCTACGGCGAGTAGCGGAAGCCGAAGCAGAGCACGGGTTcgcaacatgatgatgatcatgccAGAGAATGCACATTCCGGTGGGGGGCAGACCaagcacaccgccaccgacatTGTGTTGCCGGAATGAAATGACATCGGCATTGGGCAAGGCCCGTACGGCGGCCAAGCTACAGGACTCCGCGAGGTCATTGCGAAAGTGCCTGCCGAAGTAAAGATAAGCCGTTAAGTGAAGATAACGACGAGAAATATGTCGGAGACCGCGGACATCAGTGAAGCGCGTCGTCGCATCACATCGCAGGGCATTCGcggagctgctgatgctgctgctgatgctgctgctgacgcggAGAAGGTCGCGGATGACGTCATCCCGTGATTACGTATACCATTCGGattcttcgtcatcgtcagcaaaACACATAACGCGTCAGCCGCGTTCCCTCCGCAACACCCTCCTTGCGTGCGACCGTCGCCGGACAGCCTGGGGTATCGATTAGAAGGCCAAGGGGAGGGGAAATGGGCAGGAAGAGAGCGGGCATGTCAGCTTCCTTACCACACCAAGTGGTGTCGCTAGTGTCTTCCATCgtattgttgctgttgctctttcgCCCCCATCGCGCTTCACGAAAGAATTAAGCGCCTAGAGACTTGGTGTTTCAAGTATCCGAATTTCCTAGTGGTTTCTGGAATCCTTTGCTATTAGTTACCCTTTTAGTTACCTCGGATGCCTATCGAGCTTAGCTTTCatttgcgagagagagagagagagagagagagaaaactgtTCGAGATTTTGACGATTCGAACAGTGTCACTCGCGAACAAAAAACTACTCGAATCGTAACCAACGTGTCGTAACGCATGGTGTCGTCCTGCTCGCACCACCGATTGAGTGTAGCTAGTCGTGCTGCTTTGTCGCTCGACGACCGTGAGTAACCCAATGACGTTCGCGAGCGTAATGTCAAAATAATTCCATCTTCCGCTAGTTTCAATTCGGAGTTCGCAAGGAAAATATGACGACCCGCCTGCGTTCGGCTATCTGCGATCGTGAACCGTCCACCGCcgtcacctgcagcagcagcagcatcagcagcggggtccgtcgtcgtcgtcatacCGTCGTAAGCATCATTCGCACCCTCCCTTCGCGTTTTCTCACCCTATCCCGTGTCGCTATTCTCGTCACCCCGCGGCTGGCTTTCCTCTCTGGCGTAGCTGTTCCGTAGCTTGGAGGCATCGGCAGTGCTGACCGAATGGTGAAAGGGGTAAGGGAAGCGGGCAGTGGCAATGCAGTGACAGCAGTTTGTTGTTCCGCGCTATGTGCCaggaccaccaacagcaacagcaacagcagcttcagcagcaaatAGCCACGGGGCCcgtgcgagaaagagaaggagagaggccAGCAAAATcaacagagaaaaaagaaatgttgcCGCTATTGCTGCTAGTTGTGCGGCCGCACCATCGCACGCACCGCTCCACCCCCCAACACTCCTCCCTATCGCCATCGAGCGCGAGCTCACACCTTTCCCCCATCCCATCCCCGCGCTTCCTCTGCTCATCACGGGGTGCACCAAACTCCCGCGTTTCGGCTTATCCTGCGAGCTTCACgctcgtcctttttttgttttgttggtttcgctCTTTTTGCACAACAAACCCTTATCCGCTTTACTCTGTTTTCTGCTTACCCTTTCCATTTTCGGaaatcgcgcgcgcactctccACATCCTGCTGCCACCACTAGTTGCccctcagcaacagcaacgttcCGAGCACcagccgcagtagcagcagcagtcgcgaGTCCCGCACCTAGGCAAAAGAAGCAGCCGAAGCCCAGAAGAGCAACGCAAAGGAAACGGAGGCAGGATACGTACACGAAGCACGAGAGGGTGGTCGAGACGACGGTGACCAGACTTCCTCCGAGGTGTGTACCCCACGGGGCCAGGTGTGCTGGTAGAGAGAAAGGCAgggtgggagggagagagttgTGTGGTTGTGACCTCCCACGGTGATGCTTGGTAGCGAGCATCCCAGGACACACAGGTCCTCCCGGAAGCGAGTCGAAGCTCCaggaccaccaacagcagatcgtgtgttttttttcgttttttgtcgttattgtgccgtttttttttgtttttattgtcaTAGTGTTGTTCTAAGACGCGCGAGCGCCTGTACCTTTATCTAaaccttccttttcttcggaCCACCCcgttttttcgttcttctgcttctgctttaaCACAATAAGCGAGACAGACAAGGGGCAAGACGCGCAGTGTGCATGCAGTGTGGCTTTTTGCCGGAAGATGCAGTGTGTGAGACGCCCCGGATCGTCGTCATAGCCATCGTAAGCCGACGCGTTGTGGAACGCTGTGAATCGTTTAGTATCCATTCCTTCCAGCAGCAAGCACACACGGTAGCGAAGAGCGCCCGCGGTTGTTATTGGCGTGGTTTGGGTGTccatcagtcagtcagtgcgTTGTCAGCTCCGCGCGCATTAGCCCGGGTAATGGGCCAGAAGTGGTGTGCGCCTGCGCCTGCGCCAAGCTCCTAATGTGCTCAGTGTTGTTAACTCatctgtttgtgtgtttcccgGCCgttttggtggtggaggaggtgcgTGTGACGCACCACGTCCACAAAACCTCTcccaaaacaatcgaaaagaaatcaaGTTGGATGGTTCGCGCACATCCAGGAACAGTAATTTACTCGTGTGTTGTGTTAGTGGAGAATGTCCAGTGTGTCCCCTCAAACACACCCCTCGTTCGCCGACGGAATGATAGATAATCTACCCCGTGCAGCACGGTTGATACCACCGGAAGGGGAAGGAGTGGGGATGGGGGCAGAGGCCGCAAGAGGAGGACAATTCGAAATTAGGCTCGATGGCTCCCGGCAGCCCCGGCATCAGCAAGATGGCAACGCGCGAAGTAGATCCCTCATTCTCTTCCCCGTCCTCCTCCACCCATCCACTCCTTTGGTGATAAGATAAACCAACGAAGGAGACCGCGACGACAACGTACCGGCGGTGCCAACTGCGTTCTGCAAACTTCTTCTAACAACCTACTGGGCACAGCACTGGACGGCCACTTCAATCCACACTCATAcataccacacacacacacacgcagacgcCACCAGGCCTGAAATCAGCTTCAGCTGCAGCTCCAGCTCTATCAAAACTAAGCCTCTCTCAACAAAACCGACCAAAACCAACGTCAAATCATCGAAAGCGGTACACTAGAACCGGCGACGCTACGTCGGTGTAACACCGGAAGAGTCCACGTACCCAGCATATCCCCATCAATAATGGTGCAACCCAGGGGCTCCAGCTTGCTCTATTGGCCCGCCCCGCTGGAGAAGCTGCTCCTGGAACGTGACGAACTCGCGACGTTCGCTCCGACGTTGGGCTTGGATGCTTTGCGTTTGCATAATCATCCGCTTCGCATCGACAGACGGGGCTTCTACAACCGGCCACCGAGACCGGTCTTCATACTTGCGGGAATAGTCGGGATGGAAGCGATGGGATATACCACCCAGGGCAACCCAATCTCATGCTATGACATCAGGCGGGGCTCATGGAAGCCCGTAGAGGTCGGCTAGTCGGAATGTCGTTGAACGTCTAATCCAAGAGGAGAGGGTTCATTCTGTACATCTTCCAAGTACTAACCAGCACCTAAAATTCCCGTGCATAGGTTGGTTGCTACTGTACGGAGCAGAAGCAAATGGGATCGTTGCGCATGtcttggcgcgcgcgcactccgcTAAGCAACTGGCCGTCAGGCCGGTCAAAGGATGAGAGGCGACCGTTGACGACCTTTTTGCGATCCTCTGGTTGATCACTAGTAGATCTTGCTAGCGTAATTGTTGCAGCATTGCAttcttttgttgttattgtacACCCATTCCAGACTGCGTCACATTCGCTAACATCCTGTCCGGTGGCGACGGGATGCTAGGCTTTGCAGAGCATATCTCTGTGTATACGTGTGAGCTGGTGAGCGTTCTTGTTTCTCTCCGTGGGGCAGGCCGATCCCCGCAGACAAATCCCATACA from Anopheles aquasalis chromosome Y, idAnoAquaMG_Q_19, whole genome shotgun sequence harbors:
- the LOC126579523 gene encoding uncharacterized protein LOC126579523 isoform X2; its protein translation is MVPVRIVHWQEAVLLVLGLYTLAAIPGSIGNREHKVHNIVLYPDKQSWCTTRNITQVITEPGCKQVTIDNNVCVGACFSYSIPHTEPSDPGEIIGPYCDSCQPSEVSYRAVKMDCSEHPTMKTPYLEKHIQLIHNCSCTACEEQSAATGVGSHRQEQSLPLATSLTHQQQQQEHHHHQVKSPLDASASASAAGSDMIQDDIPEILEVVHYNENDTEPIRHTPVHELQTHTGGTSYLQQQQLNHYEHNSHTDNVKKLLHQKITKLLRSIEVTNSATDREELVEMIRLIKGTSDRNWDELVESLQSENAILDFNRLRTELVEGSEDDEVTQAARKSASPVIPVVVASARQPVPPPVSADETDLLTINRVPHQQQEDEEETVEEQEEKEQEDQEVEMGEKVKEEAKEYRQGHGDDSLAKEHAGPTSSGDHRRLMQHQHSAVRGHTGQTPGSDNHHHHHHHHHHQQQHRQHVVGERVDAHHHLGWGPHGALVIRANEEDLEEHRSIQNGHEIQEKINIHAHELKPNHAGMVVSYDHRSARDGTGTGRPDPTKHDDLAHGSHVKHSSGQEQQQHHHHHPNLHQHHHHSQRHGQRAESEHRPVLGALGSGQNYQKPHGQHQHTQHQPGSHPGSHGPATGGVADVDSQ
- the LOC126579523 gene encoding uncharacterized protein LOC126579523 isoform X1; translated protein: MAAAAATTMVPVRIVHWQEAVLLVLGLYTLAAIPGSIGNREHKVHNIVLYPDKQSWCTTRNITQVITEPGCKQVTIDNNVCVGACFSYSIPHTEPSDPGEIIGPYCDSCQPSEVSYRAVKMDCSEHPTMKTPYLEKHIQLIHNCSCTACEEQSAATGVGSHRQEQSLPLATSLTHQQQQQEHHHHQVKSPLDASASASAAGSDMIQDDIPEILEVVHYNENDTEPIRHTPVHELQTHTGGTSYLQQQQLNHYEHNSHTDNVKKLLHQKITKLLRSIEVTNSATDREELVEMIRLIKGTSDRNWDELVESLQSENAILDFNRLRTELVEGSEDDEVTQAARKSASPVIPVVVASARQPVPPPVSADETDLLTINRVPHQQQEDEEETVEEQEEKEQEDQEVEMGEKVKEEAKEYRQGHGDDSLAKEHAGPTSSGDHRRLMQHQHSAVRGHTGQTPGSDNHHHHHHHHHHQQQHRQHVVGERVDAHHHLGWGPHGALVIRANEEDLEEHRSIQNGHEIQEKINIHAHELKPNHAGMVVSYDHRSARDGTGTGRPDPTKHDDLAHGSHVKHSSGQEQQQHHHHHPNLHQHHHHSQRHGQRAESEHRPVLGALGSGQNYQKPHGQHQHTQHQPGSHPGSHGPATGGVADVDSQ